CGATTCGATCGAATGATCATTTTTAGCGACGGAATAGGCTAGCTTTTCGTCCGGTTTTACTGGTAGTACGAGCGCAAGCAGCACTAGAGCCACAACTTCAAATCTGGACTTTCTTCTCATTGCAACCGAGTGATGTCTTCACGCTACTGAAGCTGTTCACGTATGTGCAGTGGCAATTAAATGTAAATTGAGTTGCCATCTCATTGCGTTATCTGTCGCGCACTGCCGGAATTGAATGCAGTGCGTATCGGAACCATCGATCGTAGACCCCATCGGTATGATTGAGATCGAACAGCGATGTAAAGTGATGATAGCAGAAGTGGATAAAAATCAGCACCATTGTAGTGCAGAGTAGTCTTGTAGCGTAGATAGGAAGCAATCAGGTAactaatattttatttaaagtgTGAGGGATATTGTGGGAGAAGGTAGTCGTGGAGCGTTTCAAGAAAAGATAGTATTTTTTCTATGCAATATTGCAATACAAAGTATTGCCTTGGTGCTGAGGGTGTACGATAATGAAATTGTTGGACTGGTGGTAGAGATTATTATCAGGTATCAAGTTTTAATGTCTTTGAGTTCAGCCTTGTGATAAAATGTGATCTACCATTTGATCTTCTCAATGTAAAATATACCGACTGTCTTCAGGCTATAGGACTTCCTTCCGCGTATGACCATACTTCTCAGTAGGTTATCGCAATACTTTGAGTTCAGTATTAGCCTGACCATTTTTGATGCGACTCGTAGGTTATAGATAACCAAGAGATACTACGATGTTGATATTACAGTGCCTATAAGATTATAGCCTTAAGATATATTGATAACGATGTATTTCTGTTTGCTGGACATGGACGTAAGAAATGAGCCCAATGATCGTGATATCAGATCTGGaatgaattttgtttgaaGGTCTCCCATTGTAGCGCAAACAACAAGGTTTATCAAAGAGTTGATAACAACTATATTCTGTGAAATAGACGTAAGTAGACGACTGTATTGTAGGACTAATCTGGTTGATTTGTTAACGAATCTATTGAAGATGTTTATTGTCTCTTAATCTATTTTGGCTTTACTTTCTCGATAAGAGCCTGAAAAAAGGGTTCTCTTTTTTGTCATCCCGTCACTAAAACCAGTTTATCAGCTATTCGCAATAATGATAAGAAATGATTGCCAAAATTCGTCAACAATTAGCAgtcgtttatgtttttatgtatGTATTTCAACAACATATGCCCTTGAACCCTCTAATTTACAGTGGAATGCACGTTTCCTGATTGCCCGGCGCACAGTCTCGAATAGCGCCGACAAAGATCTGATTTGGTGGACAGGAAAGAATCTCCGTATCACCATTTGTGCAACGGATAAACAAATAGCACAGCAGTGGATGCGTGTAGTTTCCATCGGGACGACCCTCGCATACGGAAATGATCGGTGGCTCAGTAGTGACCGGTGCCAACGAGCAGTCATCGGCATTGCCTGCCGCACAGACCAGGAACTCCGGATGTAAGATCTCACCCTCCGGACAGCGGAAAGCGGCCGTAGTGCCCGATGTGCACAGCAGGAACAGCGCACAACCCTCGGGATGCGGTATCACTCCATCGGGACGGCCAACGCACGTACCGTCAAGGAACGTGCACGTATCACCATTGCCAGCTACGCAGGATTGTGTCGTTGCGCGGAAGATGGTTCCAGGTCGGCAGGACGTTACAACTGCTTGCGAGTTTTGACAGCTAATGTACAACTGGCAGTTGGTCGGATGGGGATAGATGATGCCATCCGGTCGCCCAAGGCACATACGCTCCACGGGCTCGAAGCCGCAGGTTGACGGATCTCCCGGCACGCAGAACTGAGCATCGGGACGCAATATTTCACCAGGTGGGCAAGGATTAACCGACACCGTGCCTCCCTGACATATTATGAAATGACCGCAAAGGTTCGGATGCTCGATCACCCAGCCATCGGGACGGTTCGAGCACACTCCATCAAGGAACTCGCAGGTGGCTGTATTGCCCGGACGGCACGATTGGGTCGGTGCGTGAAGAATCTGCCCGGCCGGACAGTCCGCCACCGTTGCCTGCCCACCGTTGCACACGACAAAGCGGGAACACTCACTCGGATGTGGATAGATCGCACCGTCTGCCATGTTTTGGCACATTGTCTCGACGGGGTCGAACTGGCAGGTGTTCGCATTGCCCGGGGCACAGAACTGCGCCTGTACGTTCAAGATCTCGCCGGGTGGACAGCGAAGAGGAGCAGCCTGTTGCGATACGCAGAGGATGTAAAGATCACACTCGTTGGGATGTGCAAGAATCGCTCCGTCCGGTTGTCCCACACAGAGCCCGTCTACTCGAGTGCATGTTGCTGTATTGCCAACAACGCAACCACCGAGCTGCTCGATGAAGATGGTGCCGGGTCCACACTGTTCGAACGTTGGCTGACCTCCAACACAATTGATGTACGCCGTACAAATCGTTGGATGTGGGTACGTGCCATCAGGTCGCCCAACACAGATATCGTTGAACCGCTCGCAGGTGTCCTGATTTCCTGGCACGCACGTGCGCGACGGAGCATTGTAGATGGTTCCAGCAGGGCACGTATTAACGACCGCGTTCTGTCCCTGGCATGCAATGAACTGTGCACACTGCGTTGGATGCGGGAAGCGAATGCTGTCACCCTGACCAATGCACATCAGATCGATCGGCACAAACTCGCACGTGTCCGCACTTCCCGGCACACAAAACTGTACGTCTGGGCGAAGAATCTCTCCCGCCGGACACGGATTAACGGTTGGTCTTCCTTCAGTGCACCAGATAAAGAAGTCACAGCGTTCGGGATGGGGCAGTACCTGCCCATCTGGCTGATTGGCACACACCCCAGTGAGCGGTGTGCAGGTATTTGCGTTTCCAGGGATGCAAGACTGCGCCGGTGCGCTGAAGATGTTGCCCGGCTCACACCCGTAATCGTTTGCCACGCCTGCCTGACACCAGATGAATCGCGCACAGTCGGTCGGGTGCGGTAAAAACAGACCTCCGTCACGTCCATCACACATCGTTTCGATGGGGAAGCGTTCGCAGGTGTTCGGGTTGCCCGGCACACAGAACTGTGCATCGACACGCAGGATCTCCCCCGGTGGGCATGGGTTCACCTCCGCATTGCCTCCCCGACAGATGATGAACATTCCACAGCGCAGCGGATGCTCCAGAATAGTGCCATCGGGATGCATCGTACAGAGGCCCTCGGTCACGAGACACGTGTCACGATCGCCCACACTGCAGACACCGGTTTGTGGATTGAAGATCGTGCCCGCCGGACAGGACATTACGGTGGAGACGCCGTTCAGGCAGGAAAGGAACAGCTCGCAAGACGTTGGATGTGGCACAACACCGGGCGGTCGTCCAACGCAAGCCGTCTCGACCGGGCTGAACTCGCACGTATCACGATTGCCCGGCACACAGAAACGAATGTCCGGGCGGAAGATCTCGTTCGGTGGGCAGATCAGCACCGACGCTTCGCCGAGTGAGCAAAACACGAACAGATGGCACTCGTTCGGATGCGGGCGAAGATCGTTTGCAACGCCACGGCATATGTCTCCTCTCGATTCACACGTCTCGGTATTGCCTACAATACAGCGACCAACCGTCTGGTCGAACACTTCACCACGCAGACACTCCAGCACTGTCGCACCGCCACCCGTACACTGCAAGAACCGCGTACAGTCCGTCGGGTGAGGCACCAAACCATCGGGACGACCTTGGCAGACGTTCCCAATGTCATACACTTCACAGGTGTCTCTATTGCCGGGTAGACACGCTCCGTCCTCCTGCGACCAGATCTCACCGACCGGGCACGTGTAGCGATTGACCGTGCCGAGCGAACAGAACACAAACTCCCAGCACACGTTCGGATCAGCAAAGAATGCGTACGAATAGGCAGCACACTGCTCGTACCAGTTGGGATCATTCCGTT
This genomic interval from Anopheles merus strain MAF chromosome 3L, AmerM5.1, whole genome shotgun sequence contains the following:
- the LOC121598948 gene encoding multiple epidermal growth factor-like domains protein 11; this encodes MKETLPFKGGLAGVGFLLLLLVQLPGRSAGQLIQYPASPASVESVCTGVNAGIFPHPDPTLCHVYVSCTFEQPIVYQCAAGLVFDPSSLRCIPGDREQCAERNDPNWYEQCAAYSYAFFADPNVCWEFVFCSLGTVNRYTCPVGEIWSQEDGACLPGNRDTCEVYDIGNVCQGRPDGLVPHPTDCTRFLQCTGGGATVLECLRGEVFDQTVGRCIVGNTETCESRGDICRGVANDLRPHPNECHLFVFCSLGEASVLICPPNEIFRPDIRFCVPGNRDTCEFSPVETACVGRPPGVVPHPTSCELFLSCLNGVSTVMSCPAGTIFNPQTGVCSVGDRDTCLVTEGLCTMHPDGTILEHPLRCGMFIICRGGNAEVNPCPPGEILRVDAQFCVPGNPNTCERFPIETMCDGRDGGLFLPHPTDCARFIWCQAGVANDYGCEPGNIFSAPAQSCIPGNANTCTPLTGVCANQPDGQVLPHPERCDFFIWCTEGRPTVNPCPAGEILRPDVQFCVPGSADTCEFVPIDLMCIGQGDSIRFPHPTQCAQFIACQGQNAVVNTCPAGTIYNAPSRTCVPGNQDTCERFNDICVGRPDGTYPHPTICTAYINCVGGQPTFEQCGPGTIFIEQLGGCVVGNTATCTRVDGLCVGQPDGAILAHPNECDLYILCVSQQAAPLRCPPGEILNVQAQFCAPGNANTCQFDPVETMCQNMADGAIYPHPSECSRFVVCNGGQATVADCPAGQILHAPTQSCRPGNTATCEFLDGVCSNRPDGWVIEHPNLCGHFIICQGGTVSVNPCPPGEILRPDAQFCVPGDPSTCGFEPVERMCLGRPDGIIYPHPTNCQLYISCQNSQAVVTSCRPGTIFRATTQSCVAGNGDTCTFLDGTCVGRPDGVIPHPEGCALFLLCTSGTTAAFRCPEGEILHPEFLVCAAGNADDCSLAPVTTEPPIISVCEGRPDGNYTHPLLCYLFIRCTNGDTEILSCPPNQIFVGAIRDCAPGNQETCIPL